In the Methanobrevibacter thaueri genome, one interval contains:
- a CDS encoding cobaltochelatase subunit CobN gives MLSILLLFSVNSAFAADNETISDVVSAPSELEEITQEQVVTEVESSQSDEGMLEAGNNVINVHVYDSYNETGKTWSEDGFKLAGATVKLYSNNTLISTKTTNSNGIATFTGLDSSKYYLELTYSTYNPIKLDVNLTGKSGVTLDINDVMFIPDMLLLVDYASHNEKVDVLMNMSKRVAYISTTNFDESRAWLAEYANYIHIDMFAENSAYNKFTASYLKQLLAVSPANAKYRVAYTFGTYTQQIMNATGIHIIGASAQNNTYDTVENTYIGSYFQAEDIQDSDVLLTNMRNYFDYVCYLIEPSKYSNPTLTDAGIPLMSPECGFYHPDLGMYTLVPEPSLIHQWITANPGYSKTQDGSLNWMKEEYEYWVEHTLNPQDLFNRFENDFKNKFNPDKKLIAIATYYCGGDVVDSLIRSYAASGRPAFNVFKTSTTPSMSSILNRITSSSKIGISTITSLYSWSLSYANGSAEPDLSDIDIAVLKGVNEISEYSYNSELGPQVEWTYAVTYPSFEGVYGPVILSYVDGEGKTHVIQSGVDKMVKLSCGWADLKDLDNSDKTIAIVLYNYPPGKAEIGASYLNVTQSTYDLIVKLYEQGYDTGGDIRQIMTARELEDIIFKMGNKGSWAYGLLRQYVEDNYDALVEHHQLISTRDFRQLIRDIPQNLIKNMTDYWGSGLGPSMVYNGTDEQYMVVPGIWFGKVFITFQPSRGWEELKTVENYHDLTLPPTQYYVSFYKWLDKTAKVNAIVNMGTHGTLEWLPGTNLGAVEGDWTFELTLNPTLYPYIVSNPGEAMVARDRIAALLITHMTPAMVTSGLYGNYTVLNNYINYYKDQVNLNVTSNAEEYKAKILKLAPTLGFRNFTGENETFQQWIDDLHLYLEAMEDDFITYGLHTLGKILTGDELVEEVITITTSQTKIYNQIMEFLYPEFAGKTFYGDVQGNLNYLVEAAAIKQFLMDYVRDLVNGSSIDELAVKYEIPIGSALYNSTRYAEQVIINIQNNNEWNAIFTALEGGYVKSGLFADPSYGDSIPTGYDGYASDPTRMPSESAYESAVKIVDLLLSEYYEKHGSWPELTSLILWGTEISRTEGIGVAEFLYFLGCKPVWLDNGKVVGVQMLPLKDLTVKLSNGSVVNRPRIDVFASIVTSNKDWLTWMLTATKLAAFAPGENETNNYVIKHYNENPSLDRLFGLPGNVLEGTGMSTLIPNTADWDINTVNEFAMDVYLSRVSYSWTIDDQGNLVITNQKENFKYLLNKTDLITQNFDSTWRLFDSDDYYDWFGGLYNAASVLKDQSGQSRPDTSFVDIRSKNNYVSRTYEEEIEFEIRSMLLNPKYYMPLVTGGGTGMNSYASRIQNMFGGLTVANDKLGTEVGNQLANELLGMNQYIDGATTSAGYQTSLAWMMYLADQGTWQTDMKTFKDLANEYINQVKQYGVACCHHTCKNLAFNAKIIQMSSLTPAEKQEFAEILAQATNTDPLYQMPEDDTSSNQEGGGSPNGAENGGNDNSNAQELVNGTSNEKTSSESGGKTAVGADASQSGDAKSASESQTSQSSSSDGAGDSGAKAYELSDKSAAKSASATESNMPIFVVIAVIVLIAIFLLGYWRDDDEDYDDY, from the coding sequence CAAACAATACTTTGATTTCAACAAAGACAACTAACTCAAACGGTATTGCAACATTTACAGGTCTGGATTCTTCAAAATATTATCTGGAACTCACATATTCGACTTACAATCCAATCAAGTTGGATGTTAACCTGACCGGCAAAAGCGGTGTCACTCTGGATATCAATGATGTGATGTTCATTCCGGACATGCTTTTGCTTGTGGATTATGCTTCCCACAACGAAAAGGTTGACGTATTGATGAACATGTCCAAGCGTGTTGCATACATCAGTACAACTAATTTCGATGAATCAAGAGCATGGCTGGCCGAATATGCCAATTATATCCACATTGACATGTTTGCTGAAAACTCAGCATACAACAAGTTCACCGCATCATATTTGAAGCAACTGTTAGCTGTTTCTCCAGCTAATGCAAAATATAGGGTTGCATACACATTCGGTACATACACCCAACAGATAATGAATGCGACCGGAATACATATCATTGGGGCAAGCGCTCAAAACAATACATATGACACAGTTGAAAACACCTACATCGGATCATATTTCCAGGCTGAAGATATCCAGGACTCCGACGTGCTGTTGACCAACATGAGAAATTATTTCGATTATGTATGTTATCTCATAGAGCCTTCAAAATATTCCAATCCGACATTGACTGATGCCGGAATCCCATTGATGAGCCCTGAATGTGGTTTTTACCATCCTGACCTTGGAATGTACACTCTCGTGCCTGAGCCAAGCTTAATCCATCAGTGGATTACAGCCAATCCGGGATATTCCAAAACACAGGACGGCAGTTTGAACTGGATGAAGGAAGAATATGAATATTGGGTTGAACACACACTAAATCCACAGGATCTGTTCAACAGATTTGAAAACGACTTCAAGAACAAGTTTAATCCGGATAAGAAATTGATAGCTATCGCTACTTACTATTGTGGTGGAGATGTTGTAGATTCTTTGATTAGAAGCTATGCAGCAAGCGGTAGGCCTGCTTTTAATGTCTTTAAGACAAGTACCACCCCTTCCATGTCTTCTATATTAAATAGAATTACAAGTTCCTCAAAAATTGGAATCTCTACAATTACTTCATTATATAGTTGGTCTTTAAGTTATGCAAACGGTTCTGCCGAACCTGATTTATCCGATATAGACATTGCTGTTCTTAAAGGGGTCAACGAAATATCTGAATACAGCTACAACAGTGAATTGGGTCCTCAAGTCGAATGGACATACGCCGTTACCTACCCAAGTTTCGAAGGGGTTTACGGTCCTGTAATCCTATCCTATGTCGACGGTGAGGGTAAGACCCATGTCATCCAGTCCGGTGTGGACAAGATGGTCAAGCTGAGCTGCGGATGGGCAGACTTAAAGGATTTGGACAATTCCGATAAGACAATTGCAATCGTATTGTACAACTATCCGCCGGGTAAGGCCGAAATTGGGGCATCATACTTAAACGTAACCCAATCAACCTATGACTTGATTGTAAAGTTATATGAACAAGGCTACGATACAGGTGGGGACATCAGGCAAATCATGACCGCACGCGAACTCGAGGACATCATCTTCAAGATGGGTAACAAGGGTTCATGGGCTTACGGTTTGCTAAGACAATATGTTGAGGACAACTACGATGCATTGGTTGAACACCATCAGCTCATATCCACAAGGGACTTCCGTCAACTGATCAGGGACATTCCTCAAAACCTCATTAAGAACATGACTGATTACTGGGGTTCAGGTTTGGGTCCGTCAATGGTATACAACGGAACCGATGAGCAGTACATGGTCGTCCCGGGAATATGGTTCGGTAAGGTATTCATTACATTCCAGCCAAGTAGAGGTTGGGAAGAGCTTAAGACAGTGGAAAATTACCACGACTTGACACTTCCTCCAACACAATACTACGTTTCATTCTATAAATGGCTGGACAAGACCGCAAAGGTAAATGCAATAGTCAACATGGGAACTCACGGTACCCTCGAATGGCTGCCTGGAACAAATCTTGGTGCTGTTGAAGGGGACTGGACTTTTGAGTTGACATTAAACCCAACATTGTATCCATATATTGTATCAAACCCTGGGGAAGCTATGGTTGCAAGAGACAGGATTGCGGCATTGCTGATCACTCACATGACTCCTGCAATGGTCACTTCCGGATTATATGGTAATTATACAGTTTTAAATAACTACATCAATTACTATAAGGACCAAGTAAACCTTAACGTAACCTCAAATGCAGAGGAATATAAGGCTAAAATACTCAAATTGGCTCCTACATTAGGTTTCAGAAACTTCACAGGTGAAAATGAAACCTTCCAGCAATGGATAGATGACTTGCACTTGTACCTTGAAGCAATGGAGGATGATTTCATCACTTACGGTCTGCACACTCTCGGTAAGATCCTGACCGGCGATGAACTTGTTGAGGAAGTTATTACAATCACAACTTCACAAACCAAAATCTACAATCAAATCATGGAATTCCTATACCCTGAATTTGCGGGAAAAACATTCTATGGTGATGTTCAAGGCAATTTGAACTACCTTGTTGAGGCAGCTGCAATCAAACAGTTCCTGATGGATTATGTTAGGGATTTGGTAAACGGTTCATCAATCGATGAGTTGGCCGTAAAATATGAGATTCCTATTGGTTCAGCATTATATAACTCAACACGCTATGCAGAGCAAGTGATTATCAATATTCAGAACAACAATGAATGGAATGCAATCTTCACAGCTTTGGAAGGCGGATATGTGAAATCCGGTTTGTTTGCCGATCCTTCATATGGGGATTCAATCCCGACAGGTTATGACGGATATGCATCCGACCCGACAAGAATGCCTTCCGAGTCAGCTTACGAGTCTGCAGTCAAGATCGTTGACTTGTTGCTCAGTGAATATTACGAAAAACATGGCTCCTGGCCTGAATTGACTTCATTGATCCTATGGGGAACAGAAATTTCAAGAACTGAAGGAATTGGTGTTGCGGAATTCCTATACTTCCTTGGTTGTAAGCCGGTATGGCTGGACAACGGTAAGGTTGTTGGAGTGCAAATGCTCCCATTAAAGGACTTGACCGTGAAATTGTCCAACGGAAGCGTTGTAAACAGGCCAAGAATTGACGTATTTGCAAGTATCGTTACAAGCAATAAGGATTGGTTGACCTGGATGCTGACCGCCACAAAACTTGCGGCATTCGCACCTGGGGAAAATGAAACCAACAACTATGTGATTAAGCATTACAACGAGAATCCTTCACTTGACAGGTTATTCGGTCTTCCGGGTAATGTATTGGAAGGAACAGGTATGTCAACTCTCATTCCGAACACAGCGGACTGGGACATCAACACAGTAAATGAGTTTGCAATGGACGTTTATCTTTCCAGGGTGTCATACTCATGGACTATTGACGACCAAGGCAATTTGGTAATCACCAATCAAAAGGAAAACTTCAAATATCTGCTTAACAAGACAGACTTGATTACTCAAAACTTCGACAGTACATGGAGACTCTTCGATTCAGACGATTACTACGACTGGTTTGGAGGATTGTACAATGCGGCAAGCGTATTGAAAGATCAATCCGGTCAATCAAGACCAGACACTTCATTTGTAGACATCAGAAGCAAGAACAATTATGTCTCAAGAACATATGAAGAGGAAATCGAATTTGAAATCAGATCAATGCTCCTGAACCCTAAATATTACATGCCTCTTGTCACTGGTGGAGGTACTGGAATGAACTCCTATGCATCAAGAATCCAGAACATGTTCGGTGGTTTGACTGTAGCAAACGACAAGCTCGGCACTGAAGTGGGTAATCAGCTGGCCAACGAATTGTTGGGCATGAACCAATACATTGACGGCGCAACAACTTCAGCGGGATATCAGACATCCCTTGCATGGATGATGTATTTGGCAGACCAAGGAACCTGGCAAACTGATATGAAGACTTTCAAGGATTTGGCTAACGAATATATAAATCAAGTGAAACAGTACGGTGTTGCATGTTGTCACCACACATGTAAAAACCTGGCATTCAACGCCAAAATCATCCAAATGAGTTCTTTGACTCCTGCTGAAAAACAAGAGTTTGCAGAAATCCTGGCACAGGCTACCAATACTGACCCATTATATCAAATGCCTGAAGACGACACAAGCTCCAATCAAGAGGGAGGAGGATCTCCTAATGGTGCTGAAAACGGAGGCAATGATAATTCAAATGCGCAGGAATTGGTAAACGGAACATCCAATGAGAAAACAAGTAGTGAAAGTGGTGGAAAGACTGCTGTTGGTGCTGACGCTTCACAAAGCGGAGATGCAAAATCAGCCAGTGAATCACAAACTTCACAAAGTTCCTCATCCGATGGTGCAGGAGACTCAGGTGCTAAAGCATATGAGCTGTCCGATAAGTCAGCTGCAAAATCAGCTAGTGCCACCGAGTCAAACATGCCAATATTTGTTGTTATTGCGGTTATTGTATTGATTGCAATATTCCTCCTTGGATATTGGAGAGATGATGATGAAGATTATGATGATTATTAA
- a CDS encoding transposase, whose product KFDPILDKIKNEYYTEYGQNAYAGRGPYAEGGFAILLESRNFRGIKTKGIKKANNEMTRTTITHNIKKIHKHINNKTLNKILNEIKKEKLKQPININIFDKWTDNYIIENGKIIDFKN is encoded by the coding sequence AGAAATTTGACCCCATTTTAGATAAAATAAAAAATGAATACTACACTGAATACGGACAAAACGCATATGCAGGCAGAGGACCATACGCAGAAGGAGGATTCGCAATTTTACTTGAATCACGTAATTTTAGAGGAATAAAAACAAAAGGAATAAAAAAAGCAAATAACGAAATGACACGAACAACAATAACACACAACATCAAAAAAATACACAAACACATCAATAACAAAACTCTAAACAAAATATTAAATGAAATTAAGAAAGAAAAACTAAAACAACCCATAAATATAAACATATTTGACAAATGGACTGATAATTACATAATTGAAAATGGCAAAATCATAGATTTCAAAAATTAA
- a CDS encoding right-handed parallel beta-helix repeat-containing protein, with translation MIKKINFILVLLLLLVSIGAVSAADDLNDTIASDDGAILEDVPSEDVVASNGEDIVSTNSHNVTKSNYYNYFDASTGELKDSSASEGDTINLEGDFSNLKFVFKKSINVVGKEDVRLSNCMFTFSDGASGSSISKLNIFNTKETTYGIFLNGVSNCIIRDCFINNTGASSYAVCIANSANYNNVTNNNLNAYGITYGHGTRSTPPLLVSGAHYNYIANNQIGCDDANAVYLSSYSGGPLKGGDSNFNLIYNNTIKYHVLPTSWSYGVQLMGSNNTVDSNRIIGAYRGVSSQGSGNRIINNWIINMTGADYNHPTIEVGGDIGIVGGTYSTIVNNTILNSKILASGAGISVLDHSTVENNHVQVIYRGTGIHPQGSDILIKNNKISTLSGAGILYNSHSYNLTVIGNNITSQSGVGVLIQKLSSKRMPGNLTIVNNYIFTGNTYAIDARDADANSNNVIGPNTIPKNGGNVTDPNGEYDPSRPVYNFNGTTYTVTPSNLYTDFLEENGAFKPNITDGDILNFEGEFHNEMIIVNKALKISGQNAIFYNTTFQLSSDSVWLENLVIRNNESGRINCWGVVAYRVFGATIKNCDIEVTDPNAAYAIYVVESSNVDVLNNKLYSSGNYLTYTLLAHTVEDCNFVNNTIKTVGTGVVYALSGGETCIDGNCLEGNCLDGNCLDGNCLDGNCLDGNCLDGNSLNGSCLDGSCFDGNHYVTGIFRTYGILMIYASGNNVIGNRVNVTSKLNRTVGTNQSTNSLVGIDLYYNCHDNTFSSNNVYVYGNDNYIYGMGVLGYTEGHNAPEGQGATNTRFINNQILLEGTYFVEGFVIGQESTDTIITSNVVNMQSDCVAYGINLEKPQNSNITKNIFKLNSDVVYGIEAFNSNNNKINENNFEINAKLAYGFAIGNSVNNDIVKNKIIANGTGEDISFNNHDVIPEGNAGIYLDSNSTDNNIINNEITSKKGYAILLDEDAINNVIEDNYLDSELGIGDEGVNDASSNVVKNNYKYLVNGELQNIKINYLEDGTFVFTTADNALEGATVKFIDLDGNVVGEAIITNGEAKFEYGFVDYTPASYTFSALVNKKYFRLTEFTALLKVENGDLDVVLYNTTGAMHRNAEFKAVIKNILGIGVEGITVEFYINDEGYENYVGRAISDGNGIASLIGEIPEIYDDYPIITAKIIDPDYFKSTSVNANLTAYKLVGTKLTVNKNVYPGGVLAILKDAKDNLLSNKLVSVKIGSKTFDLSTNSKGEIILPVISKGSYSVSVSFAGDSQYYDSKNTTKITVLPSIVESKSYSVYYGNTINYKVRVKGPDGKYGSGNVVIIKVNGQTYKVQTDKNGYATKSLKLKAGTYTITAEYNGDKVSNKLTFKPTLTAKNIAAKKAKKIKFSVKVVDKNGKAVKNKKVTFKIKGKKYTAKTNKKGIATASIKNLKAGKYSISSSYGGCTIKNTIKIKK, from the coding sequence ATGATTAAAAAAATTAATTTTATATTAGTTTTATTATTACTTTTAGTATCTATCGGTGCTGTAAGTGCTGCTGATGATTTAAATGATACTATTGCAAGTGATGATGGAGCTATTTTAGAGGATGTCCCATCGGAAGATGTTGTGGCTTCTAATGGGGAGGATATTGTATCTACTAATTCTCACAATGTCACTAAATCAAATTATTATAATTATTTTGATGCATCTACAGGTGAATTAAAGGATTCTTCTGCAAGTGAAGGAGATACAATTAATCTTGAAGGCGATTTTTCAAATTTAAAGTTTGTTTTTAAAAAATCAATAAATGTTGTTGGAAAAGAGGATGTCAGATTATCCAATTGTATGTTTACATTTTCTGATGGAGCTTCCGGAAGCTCTATTTCAAAATTGAACATTTTTAATACTAAAGAAACAACATATGGTATTTTTTTAAATGGTGTAAGCAACTGTATTATTCGGGACTGTTTTATTAACAATACCGGAGCTTCATCTTATGCAGTTTGTATTGCAAATAGTGCTAATTACAATAATGTCACTAACAACAATTTAAATGCATATGGAATTACTTACGGTCATGGAACTCGTTCAACTCCTCCATTGCTTGTTAGTGGAGCTCATTACAATTATATAGCAAATAATCAAATCGGTTGTGATGATGCAAATGCAGTTTACTTATCAAGCTACTCTGGAGGTCCTTTAAAAGGAGGAGATTCTAATTTTAATTTGATTTACAATAACACTATAAAATATCACGTTCTTCCTACTTCCTGGAGTTATGGAGTTCAATTAATGGGTTCAAATAATACTGTTGACTCTAATAGAATCATTGGAGCTTATAGGGGAGTATCTTCACAGGGTTCAGGTAACAGAATCATTAATAATTGGATAATTAATATGACTGGTGCCGATTATAATCACCCTACAATTGAGGTAGGTGGAGATATTGGAATTGTGGGAGGTACTTACTCAACTATTGTCAACAATACAATTTTAAATTCAAAAATATTGGCAAGTGGTGCGGGAATTTCAGTACTGGACCATTCTACTGTAGAAAACAATCATGTTCAAGTAATATACAGAGGAACAGGTATACATCCTCAAGGTTCTGATATACTAATTAAAAACAATAAGATTTCAACTCTTTCAGGGGCAGGAATTTTATATAACTCTCATTCTTATAACCTAACTGTCATTGGCAATAATATTACAAGCCAATCTGGTGTCGGTGTTTTAATTCAAAAATTAAGTTCAAAAAGAATGCCTGGAAACCTCACTATCGTAAATAACTATATATTCACTGGAAATACCTATGCTATTGATGCAAGGGACGCTGATGCCAATTCAAATAATGTAATAGGTCCGAATACTATTCCAAAAAATGGAGGTAATGTTACGGATCCTAATGGGGAATATGACCCTTCAAGGCCGGTTTACAATTTTAATGGAACAACCTACACAGTAACTCCTTCTAACCTATACACTGATTTCTTAGAGGAAAATGGAGCATTCAAACCGAATATTACAGATGGAGATATATTAAATTTTGAAGGCGAATTCCACAATGAAATGATTATTGTAAATAAAGCGCTTAAAATAAGTGGCCAAAATGCAATATTCTACAACACTACTTTCCAGTTATCTTCTGATAGTGTATGGCTCGAGAATTTGGTAATCAGAAACAATGAGTCTGGCAGAATAAATTGCTGGGGCGTAGTTGCCTACAGAGTATTTGGAGCAACAATTAAAAACTGTGATATTGAGGTTACCGATCCAAATGCCGCATATGCGATTTATGTTGTCGAATCAAGTAATGTTGACGTATTAAACAACAAACTATATTCCAGTGGTAATTATTTAACTTACACATTGCTCGCTCACACAGTTGAGGATTGTAATTTTGTCAATAACACTATTAAAACTGTCGGTACTGGTGTAGTATATGCTCTTTCTGGTGGTGAAACCTGTATTGATGGTAATTGCTTGGAGGGTAATTGTTTAGATGGTAACTGTTTGGATGGTAATTGCTTGGATGGTAATTGTTTAGATGGTAATTGTTTAGATGGTAATTCTTTGAATGGAAGTTGTCTTGACGGCAGTTGCTTTGATGGAAATCATTATGTCACCGGAATTTTTAGAACCTATGGAATTTTAATGATTTATGCTTCCGGAAACAATGTTATCGGAAATAGGGTTAATGTAACTTCTAAATTAAATAGAACAGTTGGCACCAATCAATCCACAAACTCCCTTGTTGGCATTGACTTGTATTATAATTGTCATGATAACACTTTCTCATCAAATAATGTCTATGTATACGGTAATGATAATTATATCTATGGAATGGGAGTCTTAGGTTATACTGAAGGGCATAACGCTCCTGAAGGTCAAGGTGCAACAAATACCAGGTTTATCAACAATCAAATCCTATTGGAAGGAACATACTTTGTTGAAGGATTTGTGATTGGTCAGGAATCTACAGATACAATAATTACTTCAAATGTTGTTAATATGCAATCTGATTGCGTAGCTTATGGTATTAATTTGGAAAAGCCACAAAATTCCAATATCACTAAAAATATTTTCAAATTAAATTCCGATGTGGTATATGGAATTGAAGCTTTCAATTCAAACAATAATAAAATCAACGAAAACAATTTTGAAATCAATGCAAAACTAGCTTATGGATTTGCAATTGGCAATTCTGTTAATAATGACATTGTTAAAAACAAAATAATAGCTAATGGAACCGGTGAAGACATTTCCTTTAACAACCATGATGTTATTCCTGAAGGAAATGCAGGAATCTATCTTGATTCCAATTCAACTGATAATAACATCATTAATAATGAAATTACCTCTAAAAAAGGTTATGCAATACTTCTAGATGAAGATGCAATCAATAATGTAATTGAAGACAATTATTTGGATTCAGAATTAGGAATAGGTGATGAAGGAGTAAATGATGCTTCAAGTAATGTTGTAAAAAATAATTATAAGTATTTAGTGAATGGTGAACTCCAAAACATCAAAATTAACTATTTGGAAGATGGAACATTTGTTTTCACAACTGCTGATAATGCTTTGGAAGGAGCAACAGTTAAATTTATAGATTTGGACGGCAATGTTGTTGGTGAGGCTATCATAACAAATGGTGAAGCAAAATTCGAATATGGTTTTGTCGACTACACTCCTGCATCATATACATTTTCAGCATTAGTAAATAAAAAATACTTTAGATTAACCGAATTCACTGCTCTTCTAAAGGTTGAAAATGGAGACTTGGATGTAGTTTTATACAATACGACCGGCGCAATGCATAGGAATGCTGAATTTAAAGCAGTAATTAAGAACATTTTAGGCATTGGCGTTGAGGGAATAACTGTTGAATTCTACATCAATGATGAGGGTTATGAAAATTATGTTGGTAGGGCCATTAGTGATGGCAATGGTATAGCTTCTCTCATTGGAGAAATACCTGAAATATATGATGATTATCCAATAATCACTGCAAAAATCATTGATCCGGATTATTTCAAATCAACTTCTGTAAATGCTAATTTAACTGCTTATAAATTAGTAGGCACAAAACTCACAGTCAATAAAAATGTTTATCCTGGCGGTGTTTTAGCCATTTTGAAAGATGCAAAAGATAATTTGTTATCTAATAAGTTGGTTTCAGTGAAAATTGGTTCAAAAACTTTTGATCTTTCAACCAATTCCAAAGGGGAAATAATCCTTCCGGTTATTTCTAAAGGCAGTTATTCAGTTTCCGTTTCATTTGCAGGCGATTCACAATATTATGATTCTAAAAATACTACAAAAATAACTGTTTTACCATCAATTGTTGAAAGCAAAAGTTACAGTGTCTATTATGGAAACACAATAAACTATAAAGTGCGCGTAAAAGGACCAGATGGAAAGTATGGCTCTGGAAATGTCGTAATCATTAAAGTCAATGGTCAAACTTACAAAGTCCAGACTGATAAAAACGGTTATGCTACAAAATCCCTTAAACTAAAAGCCGGAACTTACACAATCACTGCAGAATATAATGGGGATAAGGTTTCAAACAAGCTAACTTTCAAACCTACATTGACTGCAAAAAATATTGCTGCGAAAAAAGCCAAAAAAATCAAATTTTCAGTAAAAGTGGTTGATAAGAATGGCAAAGCAGTGAAAAATAAAAAAGTTACTTTTAAAATCAAAGGTAAAAAATACACTGCTAAAACAAATAAAAAAGGCATAGCCACTGCATCCATTAAGAATTTGAAAGCAGGTAAATATTCTATAAGTTCAAGTTATGGCGGATGCACTATTAAGAATACAATCAAAATCAAAAAGTAA